The following coding sequences are from one Arachis hypogaea cultivar Tifrunner chromosome 7, arahy.Tifrunner.gnm2.J5K5, whole genome shotgun sequence window:
- the LOC112701497 gene encoding uncharacterized protein: MTMSTSRKDWARKIDDALYAYRTAFKTLIGRSPYQLVYGTACHFPVELEHRPYWATKFLNFDLKAAEEKRLLQLNELDEFKIAAYENAKIYKEKTKLWHDKKITTKTFKSG; encoded by the coding sequence ATGACCATGAGCACCTCAAGGAAGGACTGGGCTAGGAAGATAGATGATGCTCTCTACGCTTACCGGACAGCTTTCAAGACTCTTATTGGTAGGTCTCCTTATCAGTTGGTGTATGGCACGGCCTGTCATTTTCCTGTGGAGTTGGAACATAGACCTTACTGGGCTACTAAGTTCCTCAACTTTGATCTCAAGGCTGCAGAAGAAAAGAGACTTCTCCAACtcaatgagcttgatgaattcaaaaTAGCAGcgtatgagaatgccaaaatttacaaggagaagacCAAActgtggcatgacaagaaaataaCCACTAAAACATTTAAGTCAGGCTAG